The Thioalkalivibrio sulfidiphilus HL-EbGr7 genome includes a window with the following:
- a CDS encoding YhcB family protein, with protein MTATTTWILILLGLIAAAVAGFLLGRQTSHGRQEAQALKAELEKQRQEMADYRQSVNQHFEKTATLFTSMAGSYRDLYDHLSESYSRLADAPAQRLLPDHPGALLEGRSRPVPPEAASGASEEEDKQQETAAGTKRVLDDDEHMMGDAPHIPEHVELEETPERPVTARRDEHAATGTEDADRPTEGSSEPDTGVSREDSIRARG; from the coding sequence ATGACTGCCACCACCACCTGGATCCTCATCCTCCTGGGCCTGATCGCAGCCGCTGTCGCGGGCTTCCTCCTCGGCCGTCAGACCTCCCATGGACGCCAGGAAGCGCAGGCTCTCAAGGCCGAGCTGGAAAAACAACGCCAGGAGATGGCCGACTACCGTCAGTCGGTGAACCAGCACTTCGAGAAGACCGCCACCCTGTTCACCTCCATGGCCGGTTCCTACCGGGATCTCTACGACCACCTCTCCGAGAGCTACAGCCGCCTGGCCGATGCCCCGGCGCAACGCCTGCTGCCGGATCACCCCGGCGCCCTGCTGGAAGGACGCTCCCGCCCGGTGCCCCCGGAAGCCGCCAGCGGTGCCTCCGAGGAGGAGGACAAGCAGCAGGAAACCGCCGCAGGCACCAAGCGCGTGCTCGACGACGACGAGCACATGATGGGCGATGCACCCCACATCCCCGAGCATGTGGAGCTGGAGGAGACACCTGAGCGTCCGGTGACCGCCCGGCGCGACGAGCACGCCGCCACCGGAACCGAAGACGCCGACCGGCCCACCGAGGGGAGTTCTGAACCCGATACCGGCGTGTCCAGAGAGGACAGCATTCGGGCACGTGGCTGA